The Pseudoalteromonas rubra region GTAGTAGTTTACTTTTTGGTCGGTTGCAAATGCAGCCAATATGAGCGAGTACAATTCAGAAAATACTTTGTTGGACTTCTTCAGAGCGATTAAATCAGACTGCTCGCAATTGTATGGATTTTTCATTGAAGCGAATTTGAAGTATATCGTTCCATCAACATTATTTGTTGAGTGAGCATAGATTTCCTTAACATAAGTCGTACCGCTCCAGGAGCCTGCATGAGTAACAAATGAACAAATCGCCAATGTTGAACTTATAACGAGTGCTTTAATTTTCAAAATTTACCTCATAGTTAGCTTTTAACTTAACGCCCTAATAAGGGGCTGATAATGCGTGGCCAAACGGTGTAGTGAAGCGCAGCTGAGCCAAGCTTTAGCGGCCCCGCGCCTAATTTTTTATTATATAGAACCAAGCTTTTTCTTACGATCTTTTAATGTAAAGAAGTACCAGATAATCATCTCAAGTTGGTAGGTAGAATGTATGCTATCTGTCGTTAGGTTGTATTTAGTATACATTGCCGGAGCGCCCATATATGGACTAGAAAGATATGTAAGAAATGTTTGCCGTGGGGCGTGTCAATGTAAGTCTTGGAATTGGCTGAGAGGTTAACGGTGCTGTCTAATGTGTTTATTAAACAGCACCTGTTGCGTTATTTAATATAGTACTTCAGCACATCCTGTTCTGTGTGAGAATACAGCGTAGAGTATGGCCAGATGGTAAATTGTCGCTCCGGATTGCCATTAAAAATAGCCGCACCGGCAATATCCCATTGATAATATCCGGTATTGTCAGCCAGAGCAGCCATGGTGAAAGTGCCGCTATCGACATAACTACAGGGCACGCCGGTGGGCTCAGATCTGAAAATATTCAGGCCCTCTATATGAGGGGTGTTGTCGAAAGTTGCCGTTAAGTCTGCCGCGGTGTCGTCCAGTAGCCCCTGACATCCTACGCCAGTTGGGTTGGTGACATTGAACGCCGAAATCATCGATACTTTGCTATGCTCATCAACAAACATCAGTCCTTCCGTCATCGCAGCGCGCAGTGCCTGCCATCTTGACGACTCAAGCACACCATATTGGTCGACTCTGACCGGCTCGCGGATCAGTTTTCTGTCAATACCATCGGCATGGTTGGCAAACAGTGTCCAGCCACCGCCCAGGGTTTCCATATCACAATACGCCACAAACGGGGCAACACTGCCCGCGCCATCCGGGTCTATGGTGTAGTAGCCTGACTGGCTGGTCGGGTTGGTTTGTTGAATATCATGGCAGGTTTTACCCTGTGCCTGCGGGCTGTTATCGGCAAATTCGTCGATAAAAAAGCCGTAATATTCCATTTCATCGATTTGAGTATAGTCGCCAGAGCCATGGGTGCTCAGCACGAGTAGCCGGAAGCTGCTCCCTAACGCCGCTTTAGAGAGCTTAACCTGACTGGTTCCTTTTTCCATGGTAATGGTTTCATGATCGGTGAACGTGATGCCATCGTCTGATACCTGAAAAATCACCTCTTTGGGTGTCCGGGGCGAAAACTCTGCGTGTTTCATCGACACCTGAGTGCTAAAACCGGTGATCACGGCTTTTCTGGCAAAAGAAACCTGCAACCACTCGTTGCTGTTGGTTGGGCCAAGCCAGATCCCGTGCGTCAGCAGTTCACCTGCCTGAGGGTTGATTTTCGGATTTGGATCCGTGTAATACAGGTGGCCGTCAAATGCACCAGCCGGACTGAACTGGTTAACGGTGCCACTGGCGGTGTAATTACCCGGTGAAAGTGAATTCGTGTAGACCAGGGCAATGTTATTATTAGCGCCAGTGGTATCACCATCGGTGACAACCGGGCGGGAGAGTGTCAAGTCTTCAAAGTGACAGAAGTACTGGATAGCAGGTGCGCCACCGGGACCGTCCGCATCAATCAGATATAAGTTGGATGTTGCAGTTGGGTCACTGAGGGCAATGCTTTCACAGCTGATCCCATCACTGGGATACACTTCCTGATTGAGGACGTTAACCATGTCAAGTAAACGGGCATATTTGGCTTCCAGAGACTGACTGGCATTATCAACATACCGTTTGGTAACCAGATGGTTTGGCGCGATAGGATCGTTGGCGATGGCATTACCAATGACTTCCAGCGCTGCACTGGGTGACTGGGTGCCCACACCGACGGAAACGGTGGTTGATACGGTTGTTGCACCATCACGCCAATGTGTGGTGCCAGGCAGGCCCTGATCTCCTTTGGGTCCTTGCAGGCCTTGTTCACCTTGTGGCCCCTGTATGCCTGGTTCTCCTTGTTGTCCGCGCTCACCTTGTGGCCCTTGCAAACCTTGTTCACCTTGTGGCCCCTGAAGCCCTTGCTCACCCTGTAACCCTTGTTCACCTTGTAATTCGCGCCAGAGTGCGCCATCACAGCTAAAAATTTGCTTATCTACACTGCTGTAGTATATCGAGCCTGTGTGCTCTGGGTTGCAAGGGACTGGCGCACTGGCATTGGGCGTTAATCTCAGGGCGCCGGGTATTTCCAGGTTGGCCTGCGCCAGTGGCTCAAATAATGCCGGGTAACTGTTGGGATCAGTGGGGTCAGTATTGGCCAGAAACTCAGCTAAGTTACTGGCGCTATCCTGATCTATATCTGCACTGGCATCACTTGCATCTGCCGGATTGAATCCATAGCGAATTTCCCACTCATTGGTCATGCCATCGCCGTCATCATCCAGTGGTTTAGCCAGGCTAACTACGGAGATGGCATCTACGTCAATGGTGTTGGCATCAATGCTGGTATTGTGTATTTCCAGTGCCATCGTATCAGTTAACTCAGCAAGCGCACGATGCGCCTCGGTCGGCTCAAAGGTCACATCGAGCTGGACAAATGCCCCTTCGACTAATGTGAGATCAGGAGTGACATCAACAAAGTGCTCTGCAATGCGAAAGCCAACTCTAAAGTTGGCCGGGTTAACACTGGCGCGCACGCCCAATTTAGCCTGGATCATGTAGTTGTTGGTTAAACTCAATGGCACAGGCAGGGCCTGGCTCAGGGATGCACCCTGACCAATGAAGGCGACG contains the following coding sequences:
- a CDS encoding fibrinogen-like YCDxxxxGGGW domain-containing protein; the protein is MKKRVLPAMLATLCWHASGTELVQDGQFEQQTLAEAQLSHTSDVWTFSDSQAGIINLSSAHYADHQAVNNVAFIGQGASLSQALPVPLSLTNNYMIQAKLGVRASVNPANFRVGFRIAEHFVDVTPDLTLVEGAFVQLDVTFEPTEAHRALAELTDTMALEIHNTSIDANTIDVDAISVVSLAKPLDDDGDGMTNEWEIRYGFNPADASDASADIDQDSASNLAEFLANTDPTDPNSYPALFEPLAQANLEIPGALRLTPNASAPVPCNPEHTGSIYYSSVDKQIFSCDGALWRELQGEQGLQGEQGLQGPQGEQGLQGPQGERGQQGEPGIQGPQGEQGLQGPKGDQGLPGTTHWRDGATTVSTTVSVGVGTQSPSAALEVIGNAIANDPIAPNHLVTKRYVDNASQSLEAKYARLLDMVNVLNQEVYPSDGISCESIALSDPTATSNLYLIDADGPGGAPAIQYFCHFEDLTLSRPVVTDGDTTGANNNIALVYTNSLSPGNYTASGTVNQFSPAGAFDGHLYYTDPNPKINPQAGELLTHGIWLGPTNSNEWLQVSFARKAVITGFSTQVSMKHAEFSPRTPKEVIFQVSDDGITFTDHETITMEKGTSQVKLSKAALGSSFRLLVLSTHGSGDYTQIDEMEYYGFFIDEFADNSPQAQGKTCHDIQQTNPTSQSGYYTIDPDGAGSVAPFVAYCDMETLGGGWTLFANHADGIDRKLIREPVRVDQYGVLESSRWQALRAAMTEGLMFVDEHSKVSMISAFNVTNPTGVGCQGLLDDTAADLTATFDNTPHIEGLNIFRSEPTGVPCSYVDSGTFTMAALADNTGYYQWDIAGAAIFNGNPERQFTIWPYSTLYSHTEQDVLKYYIK